One part of the Rutidosis leptorrhynchoides isolate AG116_Rl617_1_P2 chromosome 1, CSIRO_AGI_Rlap_v1, whole genome shotgun sequence genome encodes these proteins:
- the LOC139851314 gene encoding uncharacterized protein produces MPLSKYGNRDKNKFCDFHDDYGHETNECRHLIERVAAELKKGRLQHLKKSARSQGDKQKEYLWQKKNDEKETDKTINMVTSVRTKQRRKLEVSEKWENTPITFSAIAQEPSDAPITIKGRVKSCGYIIKRLHVDTGCGVDIMYEHCFRLLPGTVPAKLVAPNTALSGFFGESAWPIGIIELELELVDDDNKELMRSTTVEFAVVRSYSKYNALLGRTTLQKLGAIPSTIHGLIKFPTPLGIATIRSEKQDASVAAVEHAEQQPSEA; encoded by the coding sequence ATGCCTTTGTCAAAATATGGAAACAGAGACAAAAACAAGTTTTGTGATTTTCACGATGATTACGGTCATGAGACTAACGAATGTCGGCACTTAATTGAAAGAGTGGCTGCTGAACTCAAAAAAGGAAGGCTACAACACTTGAAAAAAAGTGCAAGATCGCAGGGCGACAAACAAAAAGAATACCTGTGGCAAAAGAAGAATGATGAAAAAGAAACGGATAAAACCATAAACATGGTGACAAGCGTGCGGACAAAACAGAGGCGCAAGTTAGAAGTATCCGAAAAATGGGAAAACACACCCATCACATTCTCAGCTATAGCACAGGAACCCTCGGATGCGCCCATCACAATCAAAGGGCGCGTCAAAAGTTGTGGGTATATCATCAAGCGATTACATGTAGACACCGGTTGCGGTGTTGATATTATGTACGAGCACTGCTTCCGCTTGTTGCCAGGGACTGTGCCAGCCAAACTAGTGGCTCCAAACACTGCGTTATCAGGATTCTTCGGCGAGTCCGCATGGCCAATCGGGATCATCGAGTTAGAGCTGGAATTGGTAGATGATGACAATAAAGAGTTAATGAGGAGCACAACGGTAGAATTTGCTGTCGTAAGGTCATACTCAAAGTATAATGCGCTTTTGGGGCGCACGACCTTGCAAAAATTAGGGGCAATCCCATCCACGATACATGGCCTTATCAAGTTCCCAACACCATTGGGAATTGCAACTATCAGGTCAGAAAAGCAAGATGCAAGCGTTGCAGCTGTTGAACATGCAGAGCAACAGCCGAGTGAGGCATAA